A stretch of DNA from Streptomyces gobiensis:
GTATGACGGCGATCTCAGCGACCTCAGCGGCCTCAGCGGCCTGGACCGTACGGGATACCCCGGTCGGCCCACTGCTGCTGGCCGCGACGGGTGCGGGCCTGGTGACCATCGTCTTCCACGCCGATGAGCGGACGACGGGCCAGGCCCTCACCCGGCTCGCCGGGCGGCTGGGCACCGAGCCGATACGTTCCGATGGCGATCCGGTGCTGAGCGAAACCGCCGGCCAGCTCGACGCGTACTTCCGGGGTGCGCCGGGTCCCTTCACGGTGCCGCTGGACTGGTCGCTGACCTCGGGCTTTGCCGCACGGGTGCTGCACCTGCTGGCCGACACCGTGCCCTACGGCAGCGTGGTGGGCTATCAGGAGCTGGCCGACCGGGCCGGGGAGCCCGGCGCGGCGCGTGCGGTGGGAGCGGCCATGGGGTCCAATCCGCTGCCGGTCGTGGTGCCGTGTCACCGGGTGGTGGAGAGCAGTGGTGGCATCGGGGGCTTCGGCGGGGGCTTGGAGACAAAGCGCGCGCTCCTCGCACTGGAGGGAGTGCTCCCGGAGCCGCTGTTCTGACACCCGGACCAGGTCTGATGTCAACTCGTGTGGGGGATGCTCTGGTTATCGACTTTTTTCTGCCGTCACCCTGCCCGAGGAGTGTGACGATGGCGGTCCCCCATGAGCGCAAGACGGTGACCTATCTCTCGCTGGACACACTGCTGGCGCGCGGCTGGTCCCCGGGACTCATACGTGAGCTTCTGGGCGAGCCGGACCGGAGCCAGCCGGTGGTGCTCTATCTGACGCCGCGGGTGGAGGAAGCCGAGCGGGACGGTGCCTTCCAGCGGGCCCGCGAGCTGAGCGTCAGGCGATCCGCCGCGCTGCGCCGGGCGGCCACCCGCCGTCGGCAGAGCGCGCTGGAGGCCATACGTACCGTACCGCTGGAGCTGCCCCGGCTGAGTCCGGACGAGCTGGCCCGGCGGGCGGTCGAGCACCGCAATCTTCTCGACGCCCAACGCGCCTGCAACCACTGGGGACATACACCGGCCCCGGCGTCGGTCGAGTCGACCCTCCCCGCGGTGCTGGTCCGCTGGAAAGTCGACTATCTGCGGCATCTGCTCGCCCGGCACCGGGTGCTGCTGGAGGCGCTGCCGCCGGGGGCCAGCCGCCCCGA
This window harbors:
- a CDS encoding methylated-DNA--[protein]-cysteine S-methyltransferase, which gives rise to MTAISATSAASAAWTVRDTPVGPLLLAATGAGLVTIVFHADERTTGQALTRLAGRLGTEPIRSDGDPVLSETAGQLDAYFRGAPGPFTVPLDWSLTSGFAARVLHLLADTVPYGSVVGYQELADRAGEPGAARAVGAAMGSNPLPVVVPCHRVVESSGGIGGFGGGLETKRALLALEGVLPEPLF